A DNA window from Verrucomicrobiales bacterium contains the following coding sequences:
- a CDS encoding DUF1501 domain-containing protein, which translates to MSLFDDYIRYETRRQFFSRGKNAVGFAALSSLLGNRLGAAANNTGHAGRPDLPHFAAKAKHIIYLHMVGGPSQMDLFDYKPEMQKWYDKDLPESVRNGQRLTTMTSGQARFPIAPSKYKFAQHGKAGTWVSELLPWTSKCVDDMAFIRSMHTDAINHEPAICYMQTGNQVTGRPCLGSWVSYGLGSQNANLPSFVVLVAEPTNKEQIQAISARLWSSGYISGEHAGVSFRSSGDPILYINNPKGVPSQLRRVQLDGLKALNELNYRQVGDAETHTRIQQYEMAFRMQASVPELTQVTSEPESTYKLYGDEARKPGTFAYTALMSRRLVERGVRFVQVYLNNWDHHGNVGGRLPMQCKDIDQATYGLIQDLKQRGLFDETLIIWGGEFGRTIYSQGGLTKDNYGRDHHPRCFTMWMAGGGSKGGVVYGTTDEFSYNIIENPVSVHDFHATILHLMGVDHERFTVKVQGLDARLTGVEQSQLLKALI; encoded by the coding sequence ATGAGTCTCTTTGACGATTACATCCGCTACGAAACCCGGCGCCAGTTCTTCAGCCGGGGGAAAAACGCCGTCGGCTTCGCCGCCTTGAGTTCATTACTCGGCAATCGCCTGGGCGCGGCGGCGAACAACACCGGTCACGCCGGCCGCCCCGACCTGCCGCATTTCGCCGCCAAGGCCAAACATATCATCTACCTGCACATGGTTGGCGGTCCCTCACAAATGGACCTGTTCGACTACAAGCCCGAGATGCAGAAGTGGTATGACAAAGATCTCCCGGAGTCGGTGCGCAATGGGCAGCGGCTGACGACCATGACCTCAGGACAGGCGAGGTTCCCGATTGCCCCCTCCAAGTATAAATTCGCTCAACACGGCAAGGCGGGCACCTGGGTTTCGGAGCTCCTGCCCTGGACCTCAAAATGCGTCGATGACATGGCGTTCATTCGCTCGATGCACACCGATGCGATCAACCACGAGCCGGCTATCTGCTACATGCAGACCGGCAACCAGGTCACCGGCCGGCCCTGCCTCGGCTCCTGGGTCAGTTACGGCCTGGGTTCGCAGAACGCCAACCTCCCCAGCTTTGTGGTGCTGGTGGCCGAACCCACCAACAAGGAACAGATCCAGGCCATCTCAGCCCGCCTGTGGTCAAGCGGCTACATTTCCGGAGAGCACGCGGGCGTTTCTTTCCGCAGCAGCGGGGATCCTATCCTCTACATCAACAATCCCAAGGGAGTTCCCAGCCAACTGCGCCGAGTTCAGCTGGACGGCTTAAAAGCTTTGAACGAACTCAACTATCGCCAGGTGGGTGACGCAGAAACGCATACTCGCATCCAGCAGTATGAAATGGCGTTCCGCATGCAGGCCAGCGTGCCCGAACTGACCCAGGTGACAAGCGAACCCGAGTCCACCTACAAGCTCTACGGCGACGAAGCCCGCAAGCCAGGAACGTTCGCCTACACCGCTCTGATGTCGCGTAGGCTCGTCGAGCGCGGCGTGCGCTTTGTCCAAGTGTATCTGAACAACTGGGACCATCACGGCAACGTGGGAGGCCGGCTACCCATGCAGTGCAAGGACATCGACCAAGCCACCTACGGCCTCATCCAAGATCTCAAGCAACGGGGATTGTTCGACGAGACTCTGATCATCTGGGGCGGAGAGTTCGGTCGCACCATCTACAGCCAGGGTGGGCTGACTAAGGACAACTACGGACGCGACCATCACCCGCGCTGTTTCACCATGTGGATGGCGGGCGGCGGATCCAAAGGCGGAGTGGTTTACGGCACCACCGACGAGTTCTCCTACAACATCATCGAGAATCCAGTGAGCGTGCATGACTTCCACGCCACGATCCTCCATCTCATGGGCGTGGATCACGAACGATTCACCGTCAAGGTTCAGGGGCTGGACGCCCGCCTGACCGGCGTCGAACAATCACAGCTGCTGAAAGCGTTGATTTGA